One Brassica oleracea var. oleracea cultivar TO1000 chromosome C7, BOL, whole genome shotgun sequence genomic window carries:
- the LOC106306622 gene encoding MATE efflux family protein 5-like, with amino-acid sequence MDQVKTRVSPSEVYMTSKLSRQCNTSTSRLREPLLNAENSKQMEQETEKVDKEITTVSPAAQHVVGDDSDMQSVKEEVKKQCWLSAPLIGVSLLQYSLQVISVMFVGHLGSLPLSAASIATSFASVTGFTFLMGTASALETLCGQSYGAKMYEKLGIYMQRAMFVLLILSIPLSIVWTYTENILVFVHQDKSIANLAGSYAQYMIPSIFAYALLQCLNRFLQTQNNVFPVFVCSGITTCLHVLLCWVLVLKSGLGHKGAALAISVSYWLNVVLLSCYVKFSSSCSQTWTGFSIEALSQIPAFMKLGFPSAVMVCLELWSFELLVLLSGLLPNPVLETSTLSICLNTSLTLWMIPVGLGGTASTRISNELGAGNPKGAKLAVRVVVAIVIVEGIMMGSILLGVSNKLGYAFSSDPKVINYVASMIPIVAAGNFLDGFQCVLSGVARGCGWQKIGACVNLGSYYLVGVPLGLLLGFHLHLGGRGLWLGIVTALVVQVMSLSIITLVTNWDQEAMKAKDRVGSSGNEFREAEASIK; translated from the exons GAAAACTCAAAACAAATGGAGCAAGAAACTGAAAAAGTGGACAAGGAGATTACAACAGTTTCGCCTGCGGCTCAACATGTGGTCGGAGACGACAGTGACATGCAGAGTGTAAAGGAAGAGGTGAAGAAGCAGTGTTGGCTCTCTGCTCCACTCATCGGCGTGAGCCTCCTCCAATACTCTCTCCAAGTCATCTCCGTCATGTTCGTTGGCCATCTCGGCTCACTTCCTCTCTCAGCTGCCTCCATCGCCACCTCCTTCGCCTCAGTCACCGGCTTCACTTTCCTG ATGGGCACAGCTAGTGCGTTGGAAACACTTTGTGGCCAATCTTACGGAGCTAAGATGTATGAAAAGCTAGGCATCTACATGCAGAGAGCCATGTTTGTTCTCCTCATACTCTCTATCCCTCTCTCCATCGTTTGGACTTACACTGAGAACATCCTTGTCTTCGTCCACCAAGACAAATCCATCGCCAACCTTGCAGGCTCATACGCTCAATACATGATCCCAAGCATCTTCGCGTACGCGCTTCTTCAATGCCTAAACAGGTTCTTGCAAACGCAAAACAATGTGTTCCCTGTATTTGTGTGCTCAGGAATCACTACTTGTCTTCACGTGCTTCTCTGTTGGGTCTTGGTCTTGAAGTCTGGTCTAGGACACAAGGGGGCTGCTCTTGCTATCTCGGTTTCGTATTGGCTTAACGTCGTTCTTCTCTCATGTTACGTCAAGTTCTCAAGTTCTTGCTCGCAAACGTGGACTGGTTTCTCCATAGAGGCTCTTAGCCAGATCCCTGCTTTTATGAAGCTTGGTTTTCCTTCCGCGGTTATGGTCTG CTTAGAGCTATGGTCGTTCGAGCTTCTGGTTCTCTTGTCAGGTCTACTTCCTAATCCAGTTTTAGAAACTTCAACTCTTTCAATCTG CCTTAATACGTCACTAACGCTCTGGATGATACCGGTTGGCCTTGGTGGCACTGCAAG CACGAGGATCTCGAATGAGTTAGGAGCAGGGAATCCAAAAGGGGCAAAGCTAGCTGTACGTGTTGTTGTAGCTATAGTAATCGTTGAGGGTATTATGATGGGATCAATTTTGTTAGGTGTAAGTAATAAATTGGGATATGCTTTCAGCAGCGATCCTAAAGTCATCAATTATGTAGCATCAATGATACCAATTGTAGCCGCAGGCAACTTCTTGGACGGATTCCAATGCGTTCTGTCAG GAGTTGCTAGAGGGTGTGGATGGCAGAAGATTGGAGCTTGTGTGAATCTCGGCTCATATTATCTAGTTGGAGTTCCCTTGGGGTTATTACTAGGTTTCCATTTACATCTCGGTGGTCGG GGGCTATGGCTGGGAATTGTAACGGCTTTAGTTGTTCAAGTGATGTCTCTTTCCATCATCACATTAGTTACAAACTGGGATCAAGAG GCCATGAAAGCTAAAGACAGAGTCGGATCTTCGGGTAATGAGTTTAGAGAAGCTGAAGCATCAATCAAATAG
- the LOC106304079 gene encoding thioredoxin domain-containing protein 9 homolog: protein MDNPTQEVMDKPAHILAKQHIETRFVKIQAEKSPFLAEKLKIVVLPTLALIKNTKVDDYVVGFNELGGRDDFSTEDLEERLARAQVIHYEGESSSHKVKSMTQARRSVRQSANSDSDSE from the exons ATGGATAATCCGACTCAAGAG GTGATGGATAAGCCAGCACATATATTGGCGAAGCAGCACATTGAGACGCGTTTTGTGAAGATCCAAGCTGAGAAGAGTCCGTTCTTGGCTGAGAAGCTCAAGATTGTGGTTCTTCCCACTCTCGCACTCATTAAGAACACTAAAGTTGATGATTATGTG GTTGGGTTTAATGAGCTGGGAGGGAGAGACGATTTCAGCACGGAGGATCTAGAAGAGAGATTAGCTAGAGCTCAAGTTATCCATTACGAGGGTGAATCATCATCTCATAAGGTAAAGTCTATGACACAAGCCAGGAGGAGTGTAAGGCAGAGTGCTAATTCAGATTCTGACTCTGAATGA
- the LOC106304078 gene encoding upstream activation factor subunit UAF30-like, which yields MALSSATFSTSLRVDTAPFRSSPSLRISPHPANLRMVRAVTSATAAASSEPSSTTKTREPRGIMKPRPVTPEMQDVVGESVIPRTQALKRIWAYIKEHDLQDPQNKKVIICDEKLKKIFDGKDRVGFLEIAKLIGPHFL from the exons ATGGCTCTTTCTTCTGCTACCTTCTCTACCTCTCTCCGCGTCGATACGGCGCCGTTCCGAAGCTCGCCGTCTCTCCGTATTTCTCCTCATCCGGCTAACCTGCGTATGGTGCGAGCCGTGACCTCCGCGACAGCGGCGGCGTCCTCGGAGCCGTCTTCAACCACCAAGACGAGGGAGCCACGTGGCATCATGAAGCCTCGCCCGGTGACCCCCGAGATGCAGGACGTTGTAGGCGAGTCGGTGATACCTCGCACACAGGCCCTCAAGCGTATTTGGGCTTACATCAAGGAACACGACCTTCAA GATCCACAAAACAAGAAGGTTATAATCTGCGACGAGAAGCTGAAGAAGATATTTGATGGCAAAGACCGTGTCGGCTTCTTGGAGATTGCAAAGCTCATCGGCCCTCACTTTCTCTGA
- the LOC106304074 gene encoding UPF0496 protein At4g34320: protein MGNQTSKKSHETSSKTTTTSMHYTTELRSYEAACKADTELQSFDTCMQARTSHVISTLATGVEVRALSFDSLKEVTECLLEMNQEVVKVILDCKKDIWKNNELFELVEDYFENSLKTLDFCAALEKGLRKARDSQLLILVALQQFEDESLVEGGNGYEKTLEELKSFKEAESPFDEDFFKMFQSVYKHQMLMLEKLQHRKNKLDKKLKSIHTWRKLSSIIFVATFATVLICSVVAAAMAAPPVAAALAAATAIPLGSMGKWVDSLWKNYENALKGQKEVISSMQAGTFVAVKDLDNIRILIERLEIEIKGMVMCAEFAVEHEAVRIGIAEIKKKLEVFKKCVEELGVQADLCSRDIRRARTVILQRIIKHPNHGSSST, encoded by the exons ATGGGAAACCAAACAAGCAAGAAGTCACATGAGACATCGTCTAAGACCACAACGACGAGCATGCACTACACAACGGAGCTGAGATCATACGAGGCTGCTTGTAAAGCAGACACGGAGCTACAGTCTTTCGACACGTGTATGCAGGCACGGACCAGTCACGTGATAAGCACGCTAGCTACGGGTGTTGAGGTTCGAGCGCTCTCGTTCGATTCCCTCAAAGAAGTGACCGAGTGTTTGCTTGAGATGAATCAAGAAGTTGTGAAAGTGATACTGGATTGTAAGAAAGATATATGGAAGAATAATGAATTGTTTGAACTCGTTGAGGACTACTTTGAGAATAGCTTGAAGACTCTTGACTTCTGTGCTGCTTTGGAGAAAGGTTTGAGAAAGGCACGTGATAGTCAGCTTTTGATTCTTGTTGCTCTTCAGCAGTTTGAAGACGAGAGCCTCGTTGAAG GTGGGAATGGATACGAGAAGACACTTGAAGAGCTAAAGAGTTTCAAAGAGGCAGAGTCACCTTTCGACGAAGACTTCTTCAAGATGTTCCAATCTGTTTACAAGCACCAGATGCTGATGCTTGAGAAGCTACAGCATCGCAAGAACAAGCTTGACAAGAAACTCAAGTCCATCCACACATGGAGAAAACTCTCCAGCATCATCTTCGTGGCTACATTCGCCACTGTACTCATTTGCTCAGTCGTGGCTGCGGCCATGGCGGCTCCTCCCGTGGCTGCGGCTCTGGCTGCAGCTACAGCTATACCGCTGGGATCAATGGGGAAATGGGTTGATTCTCTTTGGAAGAACTATGAGAATGCACTCAAAGGACAGAAAGAAGTGATCAGTTCCATGCAGGCAGGGACATTTGTCGCGGTTAAGGATTTGGATAACATCAGGATTCTGATTGAACGGCTGGAGATTGAGATCAAGGGGATGGTGATGTGTGCGGAGTTCGCGGTGGAGCATGAAGCAGTGAGGATTGGGATTGCTGAGATTAAGAAGAAGCTGGAGGTGTTTAAGAAGTGTGTAGAGGAGTTGGGGGTTCAAGCTGATTTGTGTAGCAGAGATATAAGAAGGGCAAGGACTGTGATACTGCAGAGGATCATTAAGCATCCCAACCATGGTAGTAGCAGCACCTGA
- the LOC106304072 gene encoding protein will die slowly-like, translating to MRNETGGTMVVDLQADPYTINHHPYDLCDNGRKPRSLKADHDGICPPEDPSINSDTNLTHQRFSSVSSSIMSIGPNSGEGSPCVMSPWARVSPPWPADFNEDNSLETIGLIGSIVREEGYIYSLAASGDLLYTGSDSKNVRVWKNLKDYAGFKSRSGLIKAIVICGDRVFTGHQDGKIRIWKVSTRKPGKHKRVGTLPTFKSMVKTTVNPKNIMEARRNKNSKKKKHKDAVSSLSMDVEVGLLYSSSWDRTIKVWRISDSKCLESIQAHDDAINSVMFGFDDLVFTGSADGTVKVWKRDMQGKGTKHELEQVLLKQENAVTALAVIPKSSMIYSGSSDGLVNYWERSKGIFIGGILKGHKSAVLCLTVAGNLLLSGAADKNICVWTRDPSDGSHQCVSVLTGHMGPVKCLAVEEEQAYRKGAKASADTEGDRKWIIYSGSLDKSVKVWRVSDRMGTWREVDEPSASAWSSCDLGK from the coding sequence ATGAGGAACGAAACGGGTGGTACCATGGTCGTTGATCTCCAAGCCGATCCATATACCATTAATCACCATCCCTACGATCTTTGCGACAATGGTCGCAAACCGAGGTCATTGAAAGCTGACCACGACGGAATATGCCCTCCTGAAGATCCCAGCATTAATAGTGACACCAACCTAACTCACCAGCGGTTTAGCAGCGTCTCATCATCGATCATGAGCATCGGTCCGAACAGCGGAGAAGGCTCTCCTTGCGTAATGTCTCCTTGGGCCCGTGTGTCGCCACCTTGGCCTGCGGATTTTAATGAAGACAATTCTTTAGAGACCATTGGTCTCATTGGCTCTATTGTACGTGAAGAAGGGTATATATACTCGCTAGCCGCTTCTGGTGACCTTCTCTACACGGGCTCGGACTCTAAGAACGTTAGGGTTTGGAAGAATTTGAAAGACTACGCCGGGTTTAAATCAAGAAGTGGGCTCATTAAGGCTATTGTGATATGTGGAGACCGGGTCTTTACCGGCCACCAAGATGGTAAGATCCGGATTTGGAAAGTTTCTACAAGAAAACCGGGTAAACACAAACGGGTTGGAACGTTGCCAACGTTTAAATCGATGGTCAAGACCACCGTGAACCCTAAGAATATCATGGAGGCACGTCGTAATAAAAACTCCAAGAAAAAGAAGCATAAGGACGCTGTGTCGAGTCTTAGCATGGACGTGGAGGTTGGTTTGTTGTACTCGAGTTCTTGGGATAGGACGATCAAAGTGTGGAGAATCTCGGACTCAAAATGTTTGGAATCGATACAAGCGCATGATGACGCGATAAACTCGGTGATGTTCGGTTTTGATGACTTGGTGTTCACGGGATCTGCGGATGGTACGGTTAAAGTGTGGAAACGTGATATGCAAGGCAAAGGAACTAAGCATGAGTTGGAACAAGTTTTGCTCAAGCAAGAAAACGCGGTAACCGCATTGGCTGTGATACCGAAGTCTTCTATGATATATTCCGGTTCCTCGGACGGTTTGGTGAACTATTGGGAACGTTCGAAAGGTATATTCATCGGTGGAATACTCAAAGGGCACAAGTCCGCCGTGTTATGTCTAACAGTAGCGGGGAACTTGTTATTGAGTGGGGCTGCTGACAAGAACATATGTGTCTGGACGCGGGACCCGTCTGATGGGTCTCATCAATGTGTGTCTGTTTTGACGGGGCACATGGGACCGGTTAAGTGCCTAGCCGTGGAGGAGGAACAAGCTTACCGTAAAGGAGCAAAAGCATCTGCGGATACTGAGGGAGACAGGAAGTGGATTATATATAGTGGAAGTTTGGACAAGTCGGTGAAAGTTTGGCGCGTGTCGGATAGGATGGGGACGTGGAGGGAAGTGGACGAGCCATCAGCAAGCGCGTGGAGTTCATGTGATTTGGGAAAATAA